From a region of the Corvus cornix cornix isolate S_Up_H32 chromosome 2, ASM73873v5, whole genome shotgun sequence genome:
- the SCRN1 gene encoding secernin-1 — MAAAPPSYCFVAFPPCSKDGLVVFGKNSARPRDEVQEVVYFAAAEHDPGSKVECTYIEIEQVPKTHAVVLSRPSWLWGAEMGANEHGVCVANEAVVTREPASESEALLGMDLVRLGLERGATAKEALDVIVALLEEHGQGGNYYEDGSSCHTFQSAFLIVDRNEAWILETSGKYWAAEKITEGVKCICNQLSLTTKIDAEHPELRNYVKSQGWWNGDSDFNFSEVFSLADGHLACCSGRESLEKQGGDVSAQAMIDVLRDKDSGVCVDSESFLTTASIVSVLPQDPSFPCIHYFTGTPDPSRSIFKPFIFVDDVKLVPKVQSPSFGNDDPAKKIPRFQEKPDRRHELYKAHEWARSLLENDQDKGQKLMRIMLDLEKQGLEAMEDILSRTEILDPAEVVDLFYDCVDTELKFFK; from the exons atggctgcagctcctccaagTTACTGTTTTGTAGCCTTCCCCCCATGTTCTAAAGATGGGCTGGTGGTGTTTGGGAAGAACTCTGCACGGCCTAGGGATGAAGTACAGGAGGTGGTCTACTTCGCTGCTGCAGAACATGATCCAGGAAGCAAAGTTGAG tgcACATACATTGAGATTGAGCAGGTGCCGAAGACTCATGCTGTTGTGCTGAGCAGGCCCTCCTGGCTTTGGGGGGCAGAAATGGGAGCTAACGAGCACGGGGTGTGTGTAGCTAACGAAGCTGTCGTGACCAGAGAACCTGCTTCTGAATCTGAAGCCTTGCTTGGCATGGATCTTGTCAG GCTTGGCCTAGAAAGAGGTGCAACAGCTAAAGAAGCATTGGATGTAATAGTTGCTCTGTTGGAAGAGCATGGGCAAGGTGGAAATTATTATGAAGATGGGAGTTCGTGCCATACTTTCCAAAGTGCGTTTTTGATTGTGGACAGAAATGAAGCCTGGATACTGGAGACTTCTGGAAAGTATTGGGCAGCTGAAAAAATCACAG AGGGAGTGAAATGCATTTGCAATCAGCTTTCATTAACTACAAAAATTGATGCTGAGCATCCTGAACTAAGGAATTATGTCAAAAGTCAAGGCTGGTGGAACGGAGACTCAGACTtcaatttttctgaagtgttctCTCTTGCTGATGGCCATTTAGCCTGTTGTTCCGGCAGGGAGAGCCTAGAAAAGCAAGGTG GTGACGTTTCTGCACAAGCTATGATTGATGTCCTGCGTGACAAGGATAGTGGTGTCTGTGTGGACTCTGAATCTTTCCTTACTACAGCTAGCATAGTGTCTGTTCTGCCTCAGGACCCTAGTTTTCCCTGTATTCATTACTTCACTGGCACGCCAGACCCTTCAAG gTCCATATTTAAACCCTTTATTTTTGTCGATGATGTAAAATTAGTACCAAAAGTACAGTCTCCTTCTTTTGGCAATGATGATCCTGCTAAAAAGATACCTCGATTCCAGGAGAAACCTGATCGTAGGCATGAATTGTACAAGGCACATGAATGGGCCCGATCTCTCCTGGAGAATGATCAG GATAAAGGCCAGAAACTGATGAGGATTATGTTAGACCTTGAAAAACAAGGTTTAGAAGCAATGGAAGATATCCTTTCTCGTACAGAGATTCTGGATCCAGCTGAAGTAGTGGATCTCTTCTATGACTGTGTTGACACAGAACTAAAGTTCTTCAAATAA